A single region of the Leishmania panamensis strain MHOM/PA/94/PSC-1 chromosome 21 sequence genome encodes:
- a CDS encoding ATP synthase, putative (TriTrypDB/GeneDB-style sysID: LpmP.21.1560), translating to MPTLSADAADTISLVRQLQLLDDSTIRLLEQLFSNRLDAELVTSLVGGREESLAIAMFRLCAGTHTEHILGYALRFLADLVYADHEIGVQLGRDECQQQFGGHPASLLLQIASSHSESLGIANPAIFLAATALRYSSYEGNENTFMEFFALARHTFSPETLQVTAVEFTVQACVQLARRKDFRQLFFKESIPSFIPHLLTDIVSSDSATIIQTIYETLLLSWLLSFEYEGLVLLVRERMIPQLHCVLQRVQKEKCVRVALMTLLNMVEAERKYMNKLLNPSSEEWVDDRIYLLGRLHQGETPEQMSSTFKKGPSLVAEMVSVGMIKTLSQISRRKFGDEDINIMVDQLSAAMESSMHVLTSFSQYRGEVLSGVLEWTPVHTSTKFWKEKAVKVEDNGYEVLLALGKVLRESKDEVTLAVSCHDLGEIIRYHPTGRNLLTLPAMAGVKERVMMLMSHSNPEVAKEALLCTQKIMVQRWEYMQATA from the coding sequence ATGCCCACTCTCTCGGCCGATGCCGCTGACACCATCAGCCTTGTCCGTCAGCTTCAGCTGCTTGACGACAGCACCATccggctgctggagcagctctTCTCGAATCGGTTGGACGCGGAGCTCGTGACGTCACTGGTCGGCGGCCGCGAAGAGTCACTGGCGATTGCGATGTTCCGTCTCTGTGCCGGTACGCATACGGAGCACATCCTAGGGTATGCCTTGCGCTTCTTGGCAGACCTCGTGTACGCCGACCACGAGATCGGCGTGCAGCTTGGCCGTGACGAATGTCAGCAGCAGTTCGGTGGTCATCcggcttctctgctgctgcaaatCGCGTCCTCGCACAGCGAGAGCCTCGGTATCGCGAACCCTGCCATCTTCCTGGCCGCCACGGCGCTCCGCTACAGCAGCTACGAGGGAAATGAAAACACCTTCATGGAGTTTTTTGCGCTGGCCCGCCACACCTTCTCCCCAGAAACGTTGCAGGTGACCGCCGTTGAGTTCACAGTGCAGGCATGTGTGCAGCTCGCACGCCGTAAGGACTTTCGCCAGCTGTTCTTTAAGGAGAGCATTCCCTCCTTCATCCCACACCTGCTCACGGATATCGTGTCGAGCGACTCTGCCACTATCATCCAGACCATCTacgagacgctgctgctttcctGGCTTCTGTCATTCGAGTACGAGGGActcgtgctgctggtgcgtgaGCGCATGAtcccgcagctgcactgTGTGCTCCAGCGCGTCCAGAAGGAGAAGTGCGTCCGTGTGGCGCTCATGACGCTTCTGAACATGGTGGAAGCCGAGCGCAAGTACATGAACAAGCTGCTAAACCCGTCGTCGGAGGAGTGGGTAGACGACAGGATCTACCTGCTAGGTCGCCTGCATCAGGGCGAGACGCCGGAACAGATGAGCAGCACCTTCAAGAAGGGCCCCTCGCTGGTGGCCGAGATGGTCAGTGTTGGCATGATCAAGACGCTCTCACAGATCTCCCGCCGCAAGTTTGGTGACGAGGACATCAACATCATGGTGGATCAGCTGAGCGCCGCTATGGAGAGCTCGATGCACGTGCTGACGAGCTTCTCGCAGTACCGCGGCGAGGTCCTGAGTGGCGTGCTCGAGTGGACGCCAGTGCATACGAGCACCAAGTTTtggaaggagaaggcagtgAAAGTCGAGGACAACGGCTACGAGGTGCTGTTAGCTCTCGGCAAAGTCCTGCGCGAGTCGAAAGACGAGGTGACACTGGCGGTCAGTTGCCACGACTTGGGCGAGATCATCCGCTACCACCCCACCGGTCGAAACCTTCTCACTCTACCTGCGATGGCCGGAGTGAAGGAGCGCGTGATGATGCTCATGTCACACTCGAACCCAGAAGTAGCGAAGGAGGCGCTTCTGTGCACCCAGAAGATCATGGTGCAGCGCTGGGAGTACATGCAGGCAACCGCGTGA